A region from the Bos indicus isolate NIAB-ARS_2022 breed Sahiwal x Tharparkar chromosome 14, NIAB-ARS_B.indTharparkar_mat_pri_1.0, whole genome shotgun sequence genome encodes:
- the IMPA1 gene encoding inositol monophosphatase 1 isoform X1, with the protein MADPWQECMDYAVTLAGQAGEVVREALKNEMNIMVKSSPADLVTATDQKVEKMLITSIKEKYPSHSFIGEESVAAGEKSILTDNPTWIIDPIDGTTNFVHGFPFVAVSIGFVVNKKMEFGIVYSCLEDKMYTGRKGKGAFCNGQKLQVSHQEDITKSLLVTELGSSRTPETVRIILSNIERLLCLPIHGIRGVGTAALNMCLVAAGAADAYYEMGIHCWDVAGAGIIVTEAGGVLLDVTGGPFDLMSRRVIASSNKTLAERIAKEIQIIPLQRDDED; encoded by the exons ATGGCTGATCCTTGGCAGGAATGCATGGATTATGCAGTAACCCTGGCAGGACAAGCTGGAGAG gtGGTTCGTGAAGCGCTCAAGAATGAAATGAATATTATGGTTAAAAGTTCTCCGGCTGATTTGGTAACTGCTACTGACCAGAAAGTTGAAAAAATGCTTATCACATCCATAAAGGAAAAGTATCCATCTCACAG tttcattggtGAGGAATCTGTGGCAGCTGGGGAAAAAAGTATCTTAACCGACAACCCTACATGGATCATTGACCCTATTGATGGAACAACTAACTTTGTACAtgg atttccttttgtAGCTGTTTCAATTGGCTTTGTGGTAAATAAAAAG ATGGAGTTTGGAATTGTGTACAGTTGCCTGGAGGATAAGATGTACACTGGCCGGAAAGGAAAAGGTGCCTTTTGTAATGGTCAAAAACTACAGGTTTCACACCAAGAAG ataTTACCAAATCTCTCTTGGTGACAGAGTTGGGCTCTTCCAGAACACCAGAGACTGTGAGAATTATTCTTTCTAATATAGAAAGGCTTCTTTGCCTTCCCATCCATGG GATCCGGGGTGTTGGAACAGCAGCTCTGAACATGTGCCTGGTGGCCGCTGGGGCTGCGGACGCGTATTATGAAATGGGGATCCACTGCTGGGATGTTGCAGGCGCCGGCATCATTGTGACTGAAGCTGGCGGAGTGCTCCTGGATGTCACAG GTGGACCATTTGATTTGATGTCACGAAGAGTAATTGCTTCAAGCAATAAAACATTAGCAGAAAGGATAGCCAAAGAAATTCAGATAATACCTCTTCAAAGAGATGATGAAGATTAA
- the IMPA1 gene encoding inositol monophosphatase 1 isoform X2: MMADPWQECMDYAVTLAGQAGEVVREALKNEMNIMVKSSPADLVTATDQKVEKMLITSIKEKYPSHSFIGEESVAAGEKSILTDNPTWIIDPIDGTTNFVHGFPFVAVSIGFVVNKKMEFGIVYSCLEDKMYTGRKGKGAFCNGQKLQVSHQEDITKSLLVTELGSSRTPETVRIILSNIERLLCLPIHGIRGVGTAALNMCLVAAGAADAYYEMGIHCWDVAGAGIIVTEAGGVLLDVTGGPFDLMSRRVIASSNKTLAERIAKEIQIIPLQRDDED, from the exons ATG ATGGCTGATCCTTGGCAGGAATGCATGGATTATGCAGTAACCCTGGCAGGACAAGCTGGAGAG gtGGTTCGTGAAGCGCTCAAGAATGAAATGAATATTATGGTTAAAAGTTCTCCGGCTGATTTGGTAACTGCTACTGACCAGAAAGTTGAAAAAATGCTTATCACATCCATAAAGGAAAAGTATCCATCTCACAG tttcattggtGAGGAATCTGTGGCAGCTGGGGAAAAAAGTATCTTAACCGACAACCCTACATGGATCATTGACCCTATTGATGGAACAACTAACTTTGTACAtgg atttccttttgtAGCTGTTTCAATTGGCTTTGTGGTAAATAAAAAG ATGGAGTTTGGAATTGTGTACAGTTGCCTGGAGGATAAGATGTACACTGGCCGGAAAGGAAAAGGTGCCTTTTGTAATGGTCAAAAACTACAGGTTTCACACCAAGAAG ataTTACCAAATCTCTCTTGGTGACAGAGTTGGGCTCTTCCAGAACACCAGAGACTGTGAGAATTATTCTTTCTAATATAGAAAGGCTTCTTTGCCTTCCCATCCATGG GATCCGGGGTGTTGGAACAGCAGCTCTGAACATGTGCCTGGTGGCCGCTGGGGCTGCGGACGCGTATTATGAAATGGGGATCCACTGCTGGGATGTTGCAGGCGCCGGCATCATTGTGACTGAAGCTGGCGGAGTGCTCCTGGATGTCACAG GTGGACCATTTGATTTGATGTCACGAAGAGTAATTGCTTCAAGCAATAAAACATTAGCAGAAAGGATAGCCAAAGAAATTCAGATAATACCTCTTCAAAGAGATGATGAAGATTAA